The following is a genomic window from Micromonospora cathayae.
CACCGGAGGTAGTCCTCCATCAGCTCACCGGGGGGCAGTCCCAGCCCCGCCGGGTCGACGACTCCCTCGGGGCGGGCCAACCCGTCACCGAAGACGTCGTCGTTGATCTCGCAGTCGGCGGCGATGTTCATCCGCAGCCGCTCCCCCGGCCCGGTCAGCCCCCGCTCCCGGGCCACCCGGTCACCGCGCCCGTGGTGGTCGCGGAGCAGGTGGGACACCTCGTGCACCCACACCCCGGCGAGTTCCGCCACCGGGGTCCGGGCCACGAAGCCGGGTGAGACGTAGCAGCGCCAGTGCCGGTCCACGGCCATCGTCGGCACCTGCCGCGACTCGACCACGTGCAGGGCGAACAGCGCGGTCGCCAGGTAGGGCCGCACCTGCACGGCGTGCAGCCGCGCGGTGAAGAGTTTGTCCCGGTCCAGCGTCCCGGTGGCGGCCGGGGTCACCGATCGGCCCCGGCCGCCACCTCGGCGGCCCGCCGGGACAGGGCCACCACGCCGGCGAGCCGGTCCACCGACGCGGGCACGTCCCAGTCGTCGCGGCGCAGGGCGGCGAGGGTACGCGCGGGCACCACCACCAGGTCGGGGGGACCGGACTCCAGGGCCCCGGCCAGCACGGTCCAGGCGGCCTCCCAGCGGGTCCGCTCCGGACGTCGCCGTACCGCCTCGACCACCCCGTCCAGTACGGCCTGGCGCAGGTCGCCCCGCTCGGGCAGGGTCGCCGCGCCCGGGTCGGCGAGCAGCGTCTCCGGGTCCGGCAGGTCCATCCGGTCCAGACTGGCCAGCAGTTCCAGGCCGGGGCCGTCGCCCACGGCTCCCCGGACCAGCAGGGACAGCACCTCCCGGGAGGTGTCGGCGGCGGTGGCGAAGGCGACCAGCCGGACGGTCATCTCCCAGCTTCGGGGCGACGGCCAGGCACCGCCCCGGCGGGCCTCGGTGGTGGGCAGCCGGTGCACCAGCCCCGGGCGGGCGGCGAGCAGGCCGCAGACCGCCCGGCGGGCGAACCCGACCGCCGGGACCAGCCGGTGCCGGTCGAGGCGGGGCAGGACGCACCGGGGCCAGGTGCCGGCCAGCCCGCGTACCACCACCTCGTGGTCGTGGGTCCACTGAAGGTGGACGAAACGGTTGGCCAGCGGCGGACTCAACTCCCACCCGTCGGCCGCCGAGGACCGTGGGTTGGCGGCGGCCACGATCCGCACCCCGGGCGGCAGGCTCAGCGCGCCGATCCGCCGTTCCAGCACCACCCGCAGCAGGGCGGCCTGCACGGCGGGCGGCGCGGTGGAGAGTTCGTCCAGGAAGAGCAGCCCGCGCCCGGCGCGGACCAGGCGTACCGCCCAGTCCGGCGGGGCCATCGGGACGCCCTGGTTCGCCGGGTCGTCCCCGACGACCGGCAGGCCGGCGAAGTCGGACGGTTCGTGCACGCTGGCGATCACGGTGGTCAGCGGCAGGTCCAGGGAATCGGCGAGCTGGGTCAGCGCGGCGGTCTTGCCGATGCCCGGTTCTCCCCACAGCAGCACCGGCAGGTCGGCGGCGACGGCCAGGGTCAGGGCGGCCAGTTGCGGGTCGGGGCGGGGCTCGGTGGTGGTGGCGCGCAGCAGCGCGAGCAGGTCGGCGGCGACGTCGAGCTGGGGCTCGTCGGTGGTGGCGGGCACGGGGTACACGGGCATGGGCGGTCACCTGTCAGGTCGGAGGTTCAGGGTGAAGGGGGGTGCCCGGGTCAGCGGGCGAGGGCGTGGCGTGGGTGGCCGCGACGGTCCCGCTTGCGGGTGTGGTCCGCGTCGGAGCGGCCAGGGCCCCAGCCGGCCAGTCCGGCCCGGAACAGTCCGTACGTGACCCGCCGCGACGCGGCGGTCTCGAGTTCGGTACGCAGGTCACCTGCGCGCAGCAGGGCATCCGGGCCGAGCAGGGCCTCGACCACGGCCAGGGCGCCGGCGGTGTCTCCGTGGTCGAGGCGGCCCCGGACGTCGGCCAGGCCCTCCGGGTGGCGGTACGCCCGGTCGACGGCCCGCAGGCAGGGCAGCGGGGTGCCGGTGAGCGCGGCGAGCAGCTCCTCCCGGCGGATCTCCGCCGGGTCGTGGTCCAGTGCGGTGAGCAGCCCGTCGACCACGCCGATCCGGTGTCGGGCACCCCGGCACACCACCGGCGTCACGACCGGGCCCGGTACCGGGGCATCCGGGGTGCGGGTCCGGTCGGGAGCCAGTGCCGCCGCCACCAGCGGGTGCAGCCGCTCGACGTCGAGCAGCCCCCGGCGCAGCAGCTCCAGGTCGGGTGGGAGCCAGGTCGCCGCGTCCGGCAGCACGGGGGTGCCGGGCGGGGCGGCCGACGGGTGGGCCGGCCGTAGCCGCGTCCCGTCCGGCGAGACGTCGAGCAGCAGGCGTTCCCGGGCCCCGAGGCGGACGACGACGGGTCCGTGGCCGGGCCCGTCGGCACGTAGCAGCGTGGTCGCCTCGGCCGCCCACCGGCCGACCGCGCACCCGCGGTCGGCCAGGGCCGCGGTGCGCTGGTCGGCGGCGACCCGGCCGGATGGGTCAACAAGGTCGGCGTCGACAACGGCTTCGGCGTCGAGCCGGTCCGCGCCGCAGCGGTGCCGCAGGTCGCCGGCCCGGCGGGCGTCCCAGAGGTGCCGGTGCAGGTCGAGCCGGAACCGCCGGTCCGGTCGGGGGTGCGGGTGGGTGCCGGGGCCGGTTCCGGACCACAGGGCCAGGCTGATCCGCTGGGCCGCGTCCGCCCACGCCGGCGGGGTCCGCACCACCAGGTGCGGCGTGACCCCGCCGGGTGCCGCCAGCGGGTAGCGGGCCAACGCGACGGTCAGCCCGGGGCGCAGCAGCCCGTCCGGCGCGATCCGCGGCAGGTGCCACCGGAGCAGGTCGGGGGCCAGGTGCCGGAGGTCGTCCCGGACCCGGGCGGCCAGGTCCCGGCCGTGGGTCCGGGCCACCGTACGGAGGTCGAGGTCGACGTCGACCCGGGCGGCGGCGCAGGCACCGGCCCAGTCGCCGACCAGACGTCGGGCGGTGGCGGACTCGATCATGGACGGTGGCACGGCGTACCGGCGCACGTGCGACCAGAGGGAGAGACGGGTTTCCGCGTTCGCGGCCGGGGAGCGCATCAGCACTCACCTTGCGTGAACGGGGCCCCCAATCTGCGACGAGGAGTCATCATCGCCGGGGACACTACCGCCACGCCGTACCCGACGCCACCCCGATACCGGTACCGGACCGGGGCGGTTGGGGCGGCCGTTGCCGGGGCAGTAGGGGGTGATGGATGAGCGTGTGATGGTGTTCGCCCCGGCACCCCTGTTGACCGTGACGATCGAGCAGCAGGCCGACACGCTGGAGCTGCACCTGCATCCGGGGGGCCAGGGCGTGTGGCAGTCCCGCATGATCACCTGCCTGGGCACGCCGGTGACGCTCTGCGTGGCCCTCGGTGGGGAGGTCGGTGCCGCGCTGGGCAAGCTCCTCGTCGACGAGGACGTCACGCTGCGGGTGGTGAACGGGGGATCGACGACCGGCTGGTACGTCCACGACCGGCGGGACGGGTCCCGGGCGGAGGTCGCCGAGAACCCGGGCACGCCGATGGCCCGGCACGACATCGACGAGTTGTACACGGTCACCCTGACCGAGGGGCTGCGCGCGCCGGTCAGCGTGCTCAGTGGTCCGGCCGATCCCGACGTGGTCGACCCGGACATCTACCGGCGGCTCGCCGCCGATTTGACGGCCAACGGCGGGACGGTGGTGGCGGACCTGTCCGGGGCACACCTGGCGGCGGTGCTCGACGGCGGGATCGCGGTCCTCAAGGTCAGTCACGAGGAGCTGATCGACGACGGCCTCGCCGACGACGACAGCGTCGGGGCCCTGCTGGCCGCCGGCCGCGCGTTGCGGGAACGGGGCGCGGCGTCGGTGCTGATCAGTCGGGCCGGCGAGCCGGCCCTGGCGCTGCTGGACGACCAGCCGCCGATGCTGGTGCACGCTCCGCCGCTGGAGTTGGCCGACCATCGCGGGGCCGGTGACTCGATGACCGCCGGTGTCGCCGCGGTGCTCGCCCGGGGCGGTGACCTGACCGAGGCGGTACGGACCGGCGCGGCGGCCGGGGCGCTGAACGTCACCCGGCACGGGCTGGGCACCGGCCGGGCGGAGGCGGTACGCGAACTCGCCGGCCGGGTGCGGCTGACGCCGCTCGACGAGGGGACGGCGGGCAAGCAGACGGGGAACGAGAAGACGGAGGACGGGCGGACGGGGGACGACGGTGGCCGGTGACCGACCGGGCCGGGTGCTGGTGACCAACGACGACGGGGTGTACGCCCCGGGTATCCGCTGGCTGGCCCGGGCCGCGTACGACCGGGGCTTCGAGGTGGTGATCGCCGCGCCCCGGGAGGAGGCCAGCGGGATGAGCGCGGCGCTGACCGCCGTCACCGACGAGGGGCGGGTGGTGTTCGAAGGTACCGAGCTGGCCGGGCTGCCCGGGGTGCCGGCGTACGCGGTGGCCGCCTCGCCGGGCTACATCGCCGTGCTGGCCGGGCTGGGGGTGTTCGGTCCGCCGCCGGACCTGGTGCTGTCCGGGATCAACCGGGGCGCGAACGCCGGCCACGCGATCCTGCACTCGGGGACGGTGGGTGCGGCGCTGACCGCCGCCAACAGCGGTGCCCGCGCGATGGCCGTGTCCCTGGACGTGCTGTCCCCGGCGGCGGCGAGCGCGGACAGCGGCGGCGCGGCCATCGCCGTGCTGGACTCGGTCGACGACGAGGCCCGGCACTGGTCCACGGCCGCCGACCTGGCGGGCCGGCTGCTGCCCTGGCTACGGGACGCGGAGCCCGGGACGGTACTCAATCTCAACGTGCCCGACCTGCCGCCGGACCGGGTCGCCGGGCTGCGCCGGGCCACCCTCGCCCCGTTCGGTCAGGTGCAGATGACGGTCGCCGAGAGCGGTCAGGGGTTCGTCCGGACCAGTGTGGAGGAGAACGGGGCGGACCGGGTTCCCGGCTCCGACCTGGCCTGGCTGGCCGACGGCTACGCCGCGGTGACCGTGGTCCGGGGGCCGGGAGAGCTGCCCGACGTGGTGGTACCGACCGACGCCTGACCGGCGTCGGTCGGGGTCTAGGCGATGAGCATGCTGCGGGCGCGGTCCAGGCCGCCGACGGTGTCCCGCAGGGCCGCCACGATCGCCGTGTCGAGGTCCGGCCGGAGGCGGGTCACCGGCACCGAGATGCTCACCGCGTCGACCGCCGGCGTGGCGAGTGGTACGGCCATCGCGAAACACACGATGCCTTCGGCGTTCTCCTCGCGGTCGACGGCGTACCCGGCGGTGCGTACCTCGGCCAGGGCGGCGTGCAGCGCCTGGCGGTCGGTGACGGTGTGCGGGGTGAGCGACGGCAGGGGCCAGGTCAGCAGTTGGTCGACCGCGTCGTCCGGGTGCCCGGCGAGCAGGGCCTTGCCGAGCGCGGTGGCGTGGGCCGGCAGCCGGCGGCCGATCGCGCTGTAGAGGCGCAGCCGGTGCACCGATTCGCGTTTGGCGAGGTAGACGACCTGGTCTCCGTCGAGGCGGCCGAGGTGGACGGCCTCACCGAACCGGCGGGACAGCTCGTCGAGGACACCGGCGAGCAGGTCGACGTTGTCGTCTCCGTCGAGGTAGGCGGCGCCGACCCGCAGGGCGCGCATGCCGAGCCGGAACCGGGTGCCGGTGTCGTCGGCGCGCACCCAGCCGCGGCTGGTCAGGGTGCGCAGCAGGCCGTGCAGGCTGCTCTTGGGGATGTCGAGGGCGCGGGCCAGGTCGCCGAGCGCCCAGGGCCGGGGCTGGTCGGCGAGCAACTCGAGCAGGTCGAGGGTGCGACCGGCCGACTTGACGGGCTGGAAGTCCTCTGGCGCGCTCGGCACGCCATCACTCTAGCGAACGCTCCGCGCCTCCAGTACGGTCACGTACGTGACTGACGTTCATAGGAGTGAACAGTTGG
Proteins encoded in this region:
- a CDS encoding AAA family ATPase, which translates into the protein MPVYPVPATTDEPQLDVAADLLALLRATTTEPRPDPQLAALTLAVAADLPVLLWGEPGIGKTAALTQLADSLDLPLTTVIASVHEPSDFAGLPVVGDDPANQGVPMAPPDWAVRLVRAGRGLLFLDELSTAPPAVQAALLRVVLERRIGALSLPPGVRIVAAANPRSSAADGWELSPPLANRFVHLQWTHDHEVVVRGLAGTWPRCVLPRLDRHRLVPAVGFARRAVCGLLAARPGLVHRLPTTEARRGGAWPSPRSWEMTVRLVAFATAADTSREVLSLLVRGAVGDGPGLELLASLDRMDLPDPETLLADPGAATLPERGDLRQAVLDGVVEAVRRRPERTRWEAAWTVLAGALESGPPDLVVVPARTLAALRRDDWDVPASVDRLAGVVALSRRAAEVAAGADR
- a CDS encoding 1-phosphofructokinase family hexose kinase — its product is MDERVMVFAPAPLLTVTIEQQADTLELHLHPGGQGVWQSRMITCLGTPVTLCVALGGEVGAALGKLLVDEDVTLRVVNGGSTTGWYVHDRRDGSRAEVAENPGTPMARHDIDELYTVTLTEGLRAPVSVLSGPADPDVVDPDIYRRLAADLTANGGTVVADLSGAHLAAVLDGGIAVLKVSHEELIDDGLADDDSVGALLAAGRALRERGAASVLISRAGEPALALLDDQPPMLVHAPPLELADHRGAGDSMTAGVAAVLARGGDLTEAVRTGAAAGALNVTRHGLGTGRAEAVRELAGRVRLTPLDEGTAGKQTGNEKTEDGRTGDDGGR
- the surE gene encoding 5'/3'-nucleotidase SurE, whose amino-acid sequence is MAGDRPGRVLVTNDDGVYAPGIRWLARAAYDRGFEVVIAAPREEASGMSAALTAVTDEGRVVFEGTELAGLPGVPAYAVAASPGYIAVLAGLGVFGPPPDLVLSGINRGANAGHAILHSGTVGAALTAANSGARAMAVSLDVLSPAAASADSGGAAIAVLDSVDDEARHWSTAADLAGRLLPWLRDAEPGTVLNLNVPDLPPDRVAGLRRATLAPFGQVQMTVAESGQGFVRTSVEENGADRVPGSDLAWLADGYAAVTVVRGPGELPDVVVPTDA
- a CDS encoding IclR family transcriptional regulator; protein product: MPSAPEDFQPVKSAGRTLDLLELLADQPRPWALGDLARALDIPKSSLHGLLRTLTSRGWVRADDTGTRFRLGMRALRVGAAYLDGDDNVDLLAGVLDELSRRFGEAVHLGRLDGDQVVYLAKRESVHRLRLYSAIGRRLPAHATALGKALLAGHPDDAVDQLLTWPLPSLTPHTVTDRQALHAALAEVRTAGYAVDREENAEGIVCFAMAVPLATPAVDAVSISVPVTRLRPDLDTAIVAALRDTVGGLDRARSMLIA